The genomic window CCCGTTATGGAGTCATTAGCTCGTTCTTCGATCATCCCTAGGGAAAAGAATAAAAGTAGTTTGTGTCATGCTTGTCAGTTAGGTCGTCATATTCGTCTTCCTTTTTCTTCTACCAATCGTGTAACCACTACTCCTTTTCAGATAATTCACTGTGATTTGTGGACATCTCCTGTTGAGAGTATTTCTGGCTTTAAGTATTATCTCGTTTGTCTTGATGATTTTACTCAGTATGCATGGGTTTATCCTCTACGGTctaagtcagaagctttctcgcaCTTGTCGTCCCTTCATGCTTTAGCGCTCACCCAGTTTAGTGCACGCTTGCAGGCTATTCAGTGTGATAATGGTCGTGATTTTGATAATTCTCTCCTCCATTCCTTTGCCCAGCACCATGGAATTGCACTCCGCTTTTCATGTCCATACACTTCGCAACAGAATGGTAAAGCCGAACGCATTATTCGTACTCTTAATGACATTACTCGTACACTCCTTATCCAAGCTAGTATGCCACCTCGCTTTTGGGTTGAAGCTCTTCACACCGCCGTTATGTTGCATAATCGGCTGCCTTCCAAGGCAATCTCGGATCGTATTCCCTTTCGTGCCTTACTTGACGTAGATCCTGCATATGCTGGTCTTCGGGTTTTTGGATGTCTATGTTACCCCAACACCACAGTCGTCGCTCCGCACAAACTTGCGCCTCGCTCCGTGCCATGCGTGTTTCTAGGGTACCCATCACGACATCATGGCTATCGTTGCCTTGATCGTTCCACCCAAAAGATCATCATCTCTCGTCATGTAGTGTTCGATGAGTCCACCTTTCCCTTCGCCTCCTCTACATCTTCGTCAACTCCTACTCCTTCCTTGCACACTTATGATTTTTTGCAGGGAGCTGAGCAGCCGGTTTCGTCGATGCCATTCACCGTGCCAGGCACGGTGACCCCGGATGCGACTCCACCGTCGCCGCCacggtcgccgtcgccgccgccacggtCCTCACCACGGTCGCCACCACCGACTTCGCCTCGGtcgccgccaccgacctcgcctcgGTCGCCTGGGTCCCGGGCCACTGCCGAGAGCCCTGCTGGGAGCTCCGATGGCGACCCTGCTGGGAGTCCTTCTCCTACTACAGCCGCGTCACCACCAGCAACGCCGTCGCCATCTCCTGTAGCTGTGGATCCACCCCGGACCCGCCGGACGCGGGCCCCTCCACCGCCTCCATCTCATGCCATGGCCACTCGTGCTAAACAGGGCATTGTGCAGCCTACAAAGATATTTGATCTTCATGTTGAGGGTTTATCTCCCATACCAAAGACTTATCGTGGTGCTCTCAAGGATCCAAATTGGCATTCCGCTATGGTTGAGGAGTATGGTGCTCTTCTCTCCAACAACACTTGGGACCTCGTTGATCCACCTCGCAATGCTAACATTGTTACTGGTAAGTGGATCTACCGTCACAAGATGAAGTCTGATGGTTCTTTGGATCGCTACAAGGCTCGTTGGGTGCTTCGTGGATTCACTCAGCGCGAAGGTatcgattttgatgaaactttcagCCCGGTCATCAAGCCAGCCACTATTCGTACGGTGCTCTCTCTTGCTCTCTCCAGTGACTGGTCCATCCACCAACTTGATGTCAAGAATGCATTCCTCAATGGAACTCTCATCGAGACTGTTTATGCTCGTCGGCCTTCTGGGTTCACTGATCCTCGTTTCCCTGACAAGGTTTGTCGTCTCCACAAATCACTCTACGGTTTGAAATAGGCGCCTCGTGCATGGTTTCAGCGGTTTGCTTCGTTCATTGCATCGGCTGGTTTCATTGGCTCCAAGTCTGACAGCTCGCTGTTCGTTTATCGGCATGGTGCTGACATGGCCTATCTCTtgctctatgtggatgacattatcctgaCTGCATCATCCTCGACATTGTTGCACAGTTTGATTGCCACTCTTCGTACCGAATTCAGTATGACGGATATGGGCGATCTTCATTATTTTCTTGGCATCTCTGTCACACGCAGCAAGGATAGTCTGTTCCTCTCACAGGAGAAGTATGCAATGGATCTTCTTGACAGAGCTGGCATGTTGCAGTGCAAACCCATCTCTACTCCAGTTGATACTACCTCCAAACTTTCAGCCAAGTCTAGTGATCCTGTTGCAGATCCCACTGAGTATCGTAGTATTGCAGGCGGTCTTCAGTACCCCACGTTCACTCGGCCGGACATCTCTTATGCAGTGCAGCAGATTTGTCTTCATATGCATGATCCTCGGACTAATCATTTGCTACTTGTGAAGCGTGTGCTTCGCTATATCCGCGGCACCACCGGCCATGGCCTCACTTTGTTTCGACACAGCTCCAACAAATTGCTGGCCTACTCTGACGCTGATTGGGCAGGTTGCCCTGACACTCGCCGGTCTACCTCAGGTTATTGTGTCTTCCTTGGCAATAACCTGGTGTCGTGGTCTGCTAAGCGGCAGCACACGGTCTCTCGGTCTAGCACCGAGGCCGAATACATGACAGTTGCAAATGTCGTGGCTGAAACATGTTGGTTACGGCAACTTCTTCAGGAACTTCATCGACCAGTGACTAGTGCCACTGTGGTGTTTTGTGATAATGTGAGCTCTGTTTACATGACACAGAATCCCGTTCATCATCAGCGCACCAAGCATGTGGAGATCGATTTGCACTTTGTGCGCGACCGTGTCACCACAGGCGAGGTCCGGGTTCTTCACGTTCCGAGTTCTTCTCAATTTGCGGACATTTTCACCAAAGGATTGCCATCCCCTCTCTTCTTGGATTTTCGGGACAGTCTTAACATTCGTCGACGCCCGTTTACgactgagggagggtgttagaatatATAACCGTCTTATGTGTATAGATATACGGTTGTATATGTGTAGTCTTTGTATAGGTGTCCATATATTGTACGATACGAACTCTGCCTTGTAACCTCTATATATTGATCAATACAAGGCACCACAACGTGTGGTTTTCCCAATCTTACAGTTGCgtcaatggcggaggacctgccaaggctcgcgtaggtggaggtcgtcgtttgacgtcgtggtggcgtcgatggcggaggacctgccaaagttgtcacctcaatctgctctgaagatagaccagtggaagatggcggcgacgacacatgtgagtgcgtcagaccggtttgaaccccggacccggcagatggctcggtcggggcctccggctttagatgttaggcttaggtgagaggtatgAGTATGTGGCTCAGTTTGCatcccttcatcatttggataggagcaGCGACAGATGCTGCCAAGATGGCtcattcaggcatattgttgttatactttgtaaggtcctcaagaataatcaataaaatggccgtatgcatctcccaaatGCAGAGTCCGGGGATCATCCTTCTTTTCGATTTTTTTTAAGTTACAGAGGAAGTACTGGCAATGTTATTATGCATCGCCCCAGGGACCAACCAGTACTGCCACTGCAATAGAATGTAATATTTCATTTTGCTGAAAAAGGAGATGTTTCTATAAGAAAGGTAAAACTCGTATAGGGTgtcttagagagagagagagagtacccaCATCCAAAACCGCTAATCATGCAGCTCAGGTGAGATGGTGACATGCTGTGCGTACCTTAATTACGTCATTTGATTCTCTTGCCCGACAGCAGTTTTGCGACCAGCTAATGGCTCGCGAGATAAGTTAAACCCCATGTTTACCTACTACAGATGCATCATTAGATTCCACTAAATTATCATATGGGGTCACAAACCAACTTGCTCCTTAATTAGTCCAATAATTAACCTTCCTGAAAAGTGATGCAGCGTACTAATTCAGATCGACGAAAAAGGTGTACAGGTCATTGCCGGGAATCTTTGGGCGCATCTCTCGCTGCATATTGATGCCATAATTAGGACGTATTTAGATCATTAGCTCATACAGAATTAATGCTCAATTATCGGTATCGTCATGCATGGGACTAAGTATGGCCAGACAATAATGATTAACAAACCTAACCATCCAGACTTTTGCAATGTCTGTACTAAGCGCAACAGCACAGAAGGCAGCAGCATGAGACAAACGGTCCACACGCCACAGCAGCCGCGTTGGCGGCCTGAGTATATTTATTTAATTGTCATGTTGCCCATGCCAATAGacattgtcttgtcaaaacttaaTGATCAGTATTATTCCACATTAGTATCTGGCATATTTTGGGTGTCCAAATCCAGGTTTTGGCCCTAAATCTCCATTTAAAATATATTGTTAATAGCTAGATAATCACAGCAAAAAAAAGAGGTTCATCTGGAGGATAGATATACGAGCCGAATGGTATAAATTTGTGTCACATTACACATATATCCCACATAATGATATTGGATTAGTTTTTGGTCAAACATCGAAACCGTAGCTCAGACAACGGTTACTCTCATGTTGATTAGTCAGAGTACTACTAATCAACGACAGATCCAGGCAGACGAGATGCATGCATGCACACGTAAGGCATGCAGACAGATGCAACTTGCATCTGTGCTTACATTCATTTAGTTCTGGACAGGTAGCTAAGCTGTAGTATATGGCCTCTTCTCCATGGAAGATAAAGTAGATTAATGATTCTTCTCGTGCATGCAATTTAAACAATGGAATGGTCCAGCCTTGGTTAATTCAGATTAGTCCACATACAGACAGATGGCCGCCACAAGTTTGTCCTACATGCACTCGCTCTCACCACATGCATAATTCAGACTCCGTTAATGATGCTCTCCAAATATCTTGCTAGTTATTGGAGGTAGAGCATAAAAAAATAGCTACTAGCTCGAAgcaattcttttttctttttttgtgaggGTAAGCAATTCAATACTCTAACCAGTTCAAGCTTTGTTTTAGACATGGACAAGGTCATGGAAATACAGTTTTGACCAATAATTTTCATATAGCAAATAAAActatgatctgatcgatgcgtaTGCTTCCATATATCCAGCAAGATATAAATTGGAGTTTGAGAAGTTGGGTGAAACAATGTCTAAAATGTTGTGTTTTCCTCGATACGAGTCATTGCTTTTGTTGCAATAGAACATCAATAGCTAGGACGCAAGGAATACAAACCACATAGTGTATAGTCAGTTCTATTATCATATTTAAAGTTCCCTAAAGCCCAAAGTAAGTCAACTTAATTGTTATACTCCTAGTTAGCTCTATGTTCATAGAAAATGTTGTCAAGGAGGTCAATGTGTTtttgctgaaattttctgtgaaaTTGGAGAGGTAACAAGGAGGGAACACTCGCTCATGAATTAATCTCAACCTTTGGAGTTGGGTGCAGGGATCGACGACCCCAGGAAAGCCTCAATGAACATCTAATCAGGGGTTTTTCTTTATGATCGATCAATAAATCTCTGTCTTCGCTTCACTCAAATCGAAAGGTAGATAGCTCAAATTAACCATCGATCACTCTCCAACTTAAGCTTTTCAACCACAAACATATAACGATTGAAGCAGCACGTGTAAATTAATTCACTTGTGTTTAATTACATACTCCTGTGGAAAGTGGTTACGGCATGACTTGACCAAAATCTTTGCTCTTTAATTTAGTACACTACAAATTTAGCAGGATGGTGACTTGATGACCTTTATGCATGCATGGCCTGGCCCATCCTTAATTTGATTGTGCCGAAGCAATTGTCTCTCATTGGCTGTATGCCTAATATTTGTCTCTTCCTCAAGGGAATACTACGATGGCATAGTTGGTTACTGTCTAACATAGGCAATGGTGTCCAGTGCACAGTAACCACAAAAACTGGTCAGCACTCAGCACACCATCAAAAGGAGTAGCTGACAAAAAGTTACTACCTACCTCTGCATGGATTCATATGCTCACTTAATTATTAATGCTAGATTGGTTTGTGACTATGATCATCCATTGGTTACGTTATATATATTTCCTTTTGGTGGCCGGGTAGGAAGCTAGTCATTGTTCGAGGGTGCTTTAGTTTCGAAGGTTAATTACAAACTTTCCAGCGACACAAATTAACATGCTTTTAGTGCATGATATTACTGGCTTGCACATGCATGAATCATGATGGAGATACACATATAGTACACTATAAGCACATGCATGCTCGTGGCATGGTAACTTTTAGGATGGATGCCTCCACCCTAAGATACAAAAATAGGTTAGAATAAGACTAACGCAACGCAATTGCAAATAGGACAATTGATTATTGTGTACAGATGGATCACCATATTTGGTAGGGAAAGGTCCAATAGCATATACCCATCCTATAAATGTAGTGCAGATCCAATCACCACATAATTAAGCACCAGCTGCGATTAGTACACTAGCTAGCTGAACTTTCCATCGACGCAGGAGTAGCCAGCGAGTCTACTCAAAAAAGCTAAGGAAGGatggtggagaagccggcgagccAGGCCGACGTGGGCGGCGAAGTGGAGGCGCATAAGGAGAGGAAGGGGctgtggtcgccggaggaggacgagcggctGTACACCCGGATCACCAGGCATGGCGTGTCCACCTGGAGCTCCGTGGCGCAGCTCGCCGGGCTGCGGCGGAGCGGCaagagttgccggttacggtggatgAACTACCTCCGGCCGGACCTTAAGAAGGAGCCCATCTCCAAGCGCGAGGAGGAGACCATCATCTCGCTCCAGAAATCACTCGGCAACAGGTACTGCATTCTAGATTTCTTGTTCGTAATTGATTGTGGAACATTTGGGATCGGTCGTCCAGGAGGCTAAATTTCCATGAAATTTGTATCAGGTGGTCCGTGATCGCGGCGAAGATGCCGGGGAGGACGGACAACGAGATCAAGAACTACTGGAACTCCCGCATCAGGAAGCGCCAGAACGCCAGCCCCGCAGGCGGGAAGGGGGACAGCGGCTGCGCAAAGCAGCAGGGTGACCTTCCGGCCGCCGATGACAAGGCCTCCGTGCTAGCAGGGCCCCGAGCGAAGGAACCGGTTAGCAGCATGGCCTCCGGGGCGACGGCGCCTCCTGTTCCGGCACGGTTCCCACTGTT from Triticum aestivum cultivar Chinese Spring chromosome 3B, IWGSC CS RefSeq v2.1, whole genome shotgun sequence includes these protein-coding regions:
- the LOC123064915 gene encoding myb-related protein Hv33 — protein: MVEKPASQADVGGEVEAHKERKGLWSPEEDERLYTRITRHGVSTWSSVAQLAGLRRSGKSCRLRWMNYLRPDLKKEPISKREEETIISLQKSLGNRWSVIAAKMPGRTDNEIKNYWNSRIRKRQNASPAGGKGDSGCAKQQGDLPAADDKASVLAGPRAKEPVSSMASGATAPPVPARFPLFACQLLGCGGGAAAIAAAGTTESTTTHENNRAGSESDASVGNGSGGGGDGREGHYYYCAVDGDIDMIHLMSFDDLLEYPASDLLMDAWDRNGLYSTNTGNSVD